The genomic stretch catcatcatcacttacGAACATGTCTTTGTACTTGACCAGAAGTTCATCCAGTTGGGCTTGTTGTTCTGGGGTACTGTCACTAGAAGGGGTAGGGCTTGACAGGGGAGGAGACTTTGGGGACTGTTTGTGCTTTGGGGTTTCTTCATCTTTATGGTGAACGACTACTTCATGGACGGAGACTTGCGTGAGGTCGAAGTCCTGGTAGTCTTCCTGGACACCAGAAACTGCATGCATAGTGCCAATTCCCTCTCGTGGGCGAAGCCAGACATCTTCTTGTCCCACATTGGCCACTTTCACTTTTGCATGTTTTCCATGAACAGAGGTGAGAGTACTTGCAATGATTAGACCATGGTGAGTTCGATCCCTCAGGGGCTCAACAAGAATACAACTTTCCTCTCCAGGCAGCAAACCTCGATAGCCAGTGGCATCCACAGTAGTGATCGATCCAGCTGGTATCCTGATATTGTCTCTGCCTGCTATCCTTGCAAGTCCCCTCACCAACGTTGCGGCTTTAGCGACAGCTTTAAGAGTGCTGGTCCATGCAGTGTCCTCCAGCTGCTTTGTCTCTTCATTCATCTTCTGTATGATATTCATGCCCAGCAGTCCTGGCACAGCTTCCTTACAGGCTCTTGATTGCAGATCAGGGGGGTCTTTCACTACAAGGATACCTCTCTGGGGAATGGTCACACCTTGCGCTTCGAAGTCAAGTTCCAGGTAACCAATGTACGGTATTTCCAGGCCATTTGCAGCGGTCAAGGTAAGCCATTTGTTTGTGTCCAGCAGGTCGGTCCCTCTGGGGCGGAAGTGCTGATTGAAGAAACTTTCGGTGATCGTTGACACCTGTGATCCAGAATCAAGAAGGCAACGTACTGGTATTCCCCCCAGTTTCACAGTGGTGACTGGACAACTGCTAACTGCTTTCTCGTAGACAGCTCCGGGCAACTGCGGGGTACAAGATGAGCCAGGACTGTTCCCTCCTGCCACCTGGCTCTCAGCAGCAGGGGGAACTAGTTTAACGGGAGGTGCGGGGATCGTGGGGGAAGGTTTCTAGGGGGCGGCGCCTGATTTCTCGCGGGGCAATTTCGGGCAAAATGGTTGGCCGCTCCACAGCGGAAGCACTTGTTAGCTGTTATGCCAGTTCCGGGAGGTGGACGCTGCGGCTGGGTTAGGGGTCTCTGTCTCTCACTATCCTGTTGGGAATTCATCTTGCTGATACTGGAAGCTAGGTCTTCAATTGCTTTCTGTTGACCTTGCAGGGTCTTCATGATTTCTGCCATCGTCAATGCCAGAGAAGGGGATGACTGCTGCTCGGAGGAGGCTGTCTCCTGAGACGACATTATGCGGGAACGAGGGGCTGAGATCTTCTCATCCTCTTCGGCCCAGCGGATGGCTTCTTCTCGTACATCTAGAAAGGAAATGCTAGGATGGTCACGTACAAACTTCCTCAGTTCTTTTCTGAGCAATGAGTCCCGGACATTCTCTACGAAGTGATCCCTTAGTGCACTGTCGCTATCGCTTGTCgtgggctgttttttttttattttgtcttgcAGTTCCCTCAGGGCATGGGAGTACGATCGCAGGGTTTCTCCTTCCCGCTGTTTACGGTCATAGAAGGCCTTAAGCAATTGGGGTACTGAGCGTTTTTCACCAAATGATTCTTGCAATAGGTTAAAGATTTGTTCAGGTTCCTTTAGGCTGATCTTGGGGTACAACTTGATTTCCTCTTTCGCGGGTCCTTCCAAATATGAGAAAATGAAATCTGCTTGTTCGGATGCGGGAAGTCCTCTAGAGGTAATTGCGCTTTTTGCATTGTCAATAAAATCATCAATCAACAGTTCGTTTTCTCCATGCCTACCACTGAATTTCCTTAATCGATGTTCATTGGGGACTACCACTAGCTGTCTTGTTTCTGGCTGGGGTGGGGTGGCCTGTGCTCCCGAGGTATCCTGTTTTTGCGTGGCAGCTTGCAGCGTTTTCAGCAGGTCATGCGCTTGTTTTTGTTGGTCTTCAAGTTGACTTATTTTGGTCTTCAATGTTTCCACCTCCTCCTCGGTCATCTTGGTAATGGCTTCTATTGCCCTTTTTCAACTCTCATGTGCCCTTTGTGCTTTAAATTTGGAGCCGAAATATTCTCGCTACCCCACTCCTGGTACCAAAATGTGACCGAGGCCGGGCGAGTAAAGAGGGTAGCGAGCAACGAGGACGAATATGAACCTGTATATGACAATTTATTGGCCAAACAATCTAAAAAGGAAGATAACAAAAGGAGACAAATGCCGAAATTATCAGCCAAGCACAAAAGGCAACAATGAAAGGCTAAGAGAAAAAGGGCAATAGCGCTAAAGAACAAACACGCTAAAATTACTAAACTGCGAGTATAAAGAAGAACAACTAGAAAAAAACGAATAACTAAAACAACAACTAGAAAAGTACAGGATAACACTAAACACGAGTGACATAAACAAACCAAGCGAGTGCAATGTCATGCAAGGGCAAAACTGTGACAACAACACGTGACCGGCAATATGATACGAAAACGAGAATTCGCGAAGCAGCATGTGCTCGCATAAACTACGCTAGAATCGTCCAAGAAAATAGCGATAAAACTAGAAACAAACGAAACCTAGTGGGCGACAAGCTCTACAAATGTAAGGGAAACTACTGGAGCAAACTGTGGAATGGAACAACGAGAAAACGTGGAGAATAATGCGAAACGATTGTAAACGTTTCGGAAGCTACGTCCTCGAATGAAAAGTAAAGAACATGCACCGAAGGAAAATACAAATGG from Montipora capricornis isolate CH-2021 chromosome 12, ASM3666992v2, whole genome shotgun sequence encodes the following:
- the LOC138026926 gene encoding uncharacterized protein, giving the protein MTEEEVETLKTKISQLEDQQKQAHDLLKTLQAATQKQDTSGAQATPPQPETRQLVVVPNEHRLRKFSGRHGENELLIDDFIDNAKSAITSRGLPASEQADFIFSYLEGPAKEEIKLYPKISLKEPEQIFNLLQESFGEKRSVPQLLKAFYDRKQREGETLRSYSHALRELQDKIKKKQPTTSDSDSALRDHFVENVRDSLLRKELRKFVRDHPSISFLDVREEAIRWAEEDEKISAPRSRIMSSQETASSEQQSSPSLALTMAEIMKTLQGQQKAIEDLASSISKMNSQQDSERQRPLTQPQRPPPGTGITANKCFRCGAANHFARNCPARNQAPPPRNLPPRSPHLPLN